From Lepisosteus oculatus isolate fLepOcu1 chromosome 8, fLepOcu1.hap2, whole genome shotgun sequence, one genomic window encodes:
- the LOC102695589 gene encoding kelch domain-containing protein 1 isoform X3 — translation MSRSQIAEAVAGERSGHTAVADAGYVYVWGGYVSIAEHGVFYPSDEIWLYDVDSGIWQAHPMEGDAPPPMSGTCGCSLNGEMYIFGGYNDNGYTNQLYCVNLRSEEYTWKKVSYAEGCQPTPRDKNSCWVYNDRIIYFGGYGCKRFSEISDSTSFTVDEVSWTSCCTLLIQVGEIFWGWNNEVHVFDPQKLTWSEPSTRGVVPAPRAAHACATLHNKGYVCGGRVVNTRTSDIHCLDLDTWTWSEIIHTSAQVPAGRSWHTLTPVADSVLFLFGGLSANCEPLSDSWTFNTHSREWREMKHLQKNTPRLWHTACQGKGSEVIVFGGSQDDLLSVDTVV, via the exons ATGTCCCGTTCGCAGATCGCAGAGGCCGTGGCTGGCGAGCGAAGCGGTCACACGGCCGTCGCGGACGCCGGTTATGTGTATGTGTGGGGAGGATACGTG TCAATTGCTGAACACGGCGTATTCTACCCCAGTGATGAAATATGGTTGTACGATGTGGACAGCGGGATATG GCAGGCTCATCCAATGGAAGGAGATGCCCCTCCCCCCATGTCAGGCACCTGTGGCTGTTCTTTGAATGGAGAGATGTACATCTTCGGAGGGTATAACGACAATGGCTACACAAATCAG CTTTATTGTGTCAACCTTCGAAGTGAAGAATACACCTGGAAGAAAGTGAGCTATGCTGAGGGCTGCCAGCCAACTCCAAGAGATAAAAACTCCTGCTGGGTTTACAATGACAG GATCATTTACTTCGGTGGTTATGGCTGcaagagattcagtgagatcaGTGACTCCACCAGCTTCACTGTAGATGAAGTCTCCTGG ACATCCTGCTGCACACttctcatccaggtgggggagATATTTTGGGGCTGGAACAACGAAGTCCACGTTTTTGACCCCCAAAAGCTAACCTGGAGTGAACCAAGCACCAGA GGTGTTGTCCCGGCTCCCAGAGCTGCCCATGCCTGCGCCACTCTGCACAACAAAGGATATGTGTGTGGTGGTCGAGTTGTG AACACCAGGACAAGCGATATTCATTGCCTGGATCTGGACACCTGGACGTGGTCAGAGAT AATTCACACTTCAGCCCAAGTTCCTGCTGGTCGCTCCTGGCACACTCTCACCCCTGTGGCCGACAGCGTGCTGTTTCTGTTTGGTGGGCTCAGTGCAAACTGCGAACCCCTAA GTGACAGCTGGACGTTCAACACTCACAGCCGAGAATGGAGAGAGATGAAGCATCTGCAAAAAAATACTCCACG GTTGTGGCACACTGCCTGTCAGGGGAAagggtcagaggtcattgtCTTTGGGGGAAGTCAGGATGATCTGCTGTCAGTAGACACA GTTGTGTGA
- the LOC102695589 gene encoding kelch domain-containing protein 1 isoform X1, giving the protein MSRSQIAEAVAGERSGHTAVADAGYVYVWGGYVSIAEHGVFYPSDEIWLYDVDSGIWQAHPMEGDAPPPMSGTCGCSLNGEMYIFGGYNDNGYTNQLYCVNLRSEEYTWKKVSYAEGCQPTPRDKNSCWVYNDRIIYFGGYGCKRFSEISDSTSFTVDEVSWTSCCTLLIQVGEIFWGWNNEVHVFDPQKLTWSEPSTRGVVPAPRAAHACATLHNKGYVCGGRVVNTRTSDIHCLDLDTWTWSEIIHTSAQVPAGRSWHTLTPVADSVLFLFGGLSANCEPLSDSWTFNTHSREWREMKHLQKNTPRLWHTACQGKGSEVIVFGGSQDDLLSVDTGHCNDILVFQTQPCSLVRLCEDCIGKNSRVLNEQLSWLPLKLRQAIQKRILFFEIAEKSTRKDNSA; this is encoded by the exons ATGTCCCGTTCGCAGATCGCAGAGGCCGTGGCTGGCGAGCGAAGCGGTCACACGGCCGTCGCGGACGCCGGTTATGTGTATGTGTGGGGAGGATACGTG TCAATTGCTGAACACGGCGTATTCTACCCCAGTGATGAAATATGGTTGTACGATGTGGACAGCGGGATATG GCAGGCTCATCCAATGGAAGGAGATGCCCCTCCCCCCATGTCAGGCACCTGTGGCTGTTCTTTGAATGGAGAGATGTACATCTTCGGAGGGTATAACGACAATGGCTACACAAATCAG CTTTATTGTGTCAACCTTCGAAGTGAAGAATACACCTGGAAGAAAGTGAGCTATGCTGAGGGCTGCCAGCCAACTCCAAGAGATAAAAACTCCTGCTGGGTTTACAATGACAG GATCATTTACTTCGGTGGTTATGGCTGcaagagattcagtgagatcaGTGACTCCACCAGCTTCACTGTAGATGAAGTCTCCTGG ACATCCTGCTGCACACttctcatccaggtgggggagATATTTTGGGGCTGGAACAACGAAGTCCACGTTTTTGACCCCCAAAAGCTAACCTGGAGTGAACCAAGCACCAGA GGTGTTGTCCCGGCTCCCAGAGCTGCCCATGCCTGCGCCACTCTGCACAACAAAGGATATGTGTGTGGTGGTCGAGTTGTG AACACCAGGACAAGCGATATTCATTGCCTGGATCTGGACACCTGGACGTGGTCAGAGAT AATTCACACTTCAGCCCAAGTTCCTGCTGGTCGCTCCTGGCACACTCTCACCCCTGTGGCCGACAGCGTGCTGTTTCTGTTTGGTGGGCTCAGTGCAAACTGCGAACCCCTAA GTGACAGCTGGACGTTCAACACTCACAGCCGAGAATGGAGAGAGATGAAGCATCTGCAAAAAAATACTCCACG GTTGTGGCACACTGCCTGTCAGGGGAAagggtcagaggtcattgtCTTTGGGGGAAGTCAGGATGATCTGCTGTCAGTAGACACA GGGCACTGCAATGATATTCTTGTCTTTCAAACACAACCTTGCTCCCTTGTCAG GTTGTGTGAAGACTGCATTGGGAAAAACTCCAGGGTCCTTAACGAACAGCTGTCATGGTTGCCACTGAAACTTCGACAAGCAATACAgaaaaggattttgttttttgagatAGCTGAAAAATCCACCAGAAAAGACAATTCTGCATAA
- the LOC102695589 gene encoding kelch domain-containing protein 1 isoform X2 has product MSRSQIAEAVAGERSGHTAVADAGYVYVWGGYVSIAEHGVFYPSDEIWLYDVDSGIWQAHPMEGDAPPPMSGTCGCSLNGEMYIFGGYNDNGYTNQLYCVNLRSEEYTWKKVSYAEGCQPTPRDKNSCWVYNDRIIYFGGYGCKRFSEISDSTSFTVDEVSWVGEIFWGWNNEVHVFDPQKLTWSEPSTRGVVPAPRAAHACATLHNKGYVCGGRVVNTRTSDIHCLDLDTWTWSEIIHTSAQVPAGRSWHTLTPVADSVLFLFGGLSANCEPLSDSWTFNTHSREWREMKHLQKNTPRLWHTACQGKGSEVIVFGGSQDDLLSVDTGHCNDILVFQTQPCSLVRLCEDCIGKNSRVLNEQLSWLPLKLRQAIQKRILFFEIAEKSTRKDNSA; this is encoded by the exons ATGTCCCGTTCGCAGATCGCAGAGGCCGTGGCTGGCGAGCGAAGCGGTCACACGGCCGTCGCGGACGCCGGTTATGTGTATGTGTGGGGAGGATACGTG TCAATTGCTGAACACGGCGTATTCTACCCCAGTGATGAAATATGGTTGTACGATGTGGACAGCGGGATATG GCAGGCTCATCCAATGGAAGGAGATGCCCCTCCCCCCATGTCAGGCACCTGTGGCTGTTCTTTGAATGGAGAGATGTACATCTTCGGAGGGTATAACGACAATGGCTACACAAATCAG CTTTATTGTGTCAACCTTCGAAGTGAAGAATACACCTGGAAGAAAGTGAGCTATGCTGAGGGCTGCCAGCCAACTCCAAGAGATAAAAACTCCTGCTGGGTTTACAATGACAG GATCATTTACTTCGGTGGTTATGGCTGcaagagattcagtgagatcaGTGACTCCACCAGCTTCACTGTAGATGAAGTCTCCTGG gtgggggagATATTTTGGGGCTGGAACAACGAAGTCCACGTTTTTGACCCCCAAAAGCTAACCTGGAGTGAACCAAGCACCAGA GGTGTTGTCCCGGCTCCCAGAGCTGCCCATGCCTGCGCCACTCTGCACAACAAAGGATATGTGTGTGGTGGTCGAGTTGTG AACACCAGGACAAGCGATATTCATTGCCTGGATCTGGACACCTGGACGTGGTCAGAGAT AATTCACACTTCAGCCCAAGTTCCTGCTGGTCGCTCCTGGCACACTCTCACCCCTGTGGCCGACAGCGTGCTGTTTCTGTTTGGTGGGCTCAGTGCAAACTGCGAACCCCTAA GTGACAGCTGGACGTTCAACACTCACAGCCGAGAATGGAGAGAGATGAAGCATCTGCAAAAAAATACTCCACG GTTGTGGCACACTGCCTGTCAGGGGAAagggtcagaggtcattgtCTTTGGGGGAAGTCAGGATGATCTGCTGTCAGTAGACACA GGGCACTGCAATGATATTCTTGTCTTTCAAACACAACCTTGCTCCCTTGTCAG GTTGTGTGAAGACTGCATTGGGAAAAACTCCAGGGTCCTTAACGAACAGCTGTCATGGTTGCCACTGAAACTTCGACAAGCAATACAgaaaaggattttgttttttgagatAGCTGAAAAATCCACCAGAAAAGACAATTCTGCATAA
- the dnaaf2 gene encoding protein kintoun translates to MESGSKLEELNLTSDEIDRFSKAFKDEKFREMLKEYAEEISNPENRKKYEEEITMMEQERGMDIQFIHPKPCRVLKTSVRGEQKCFINICSNELIAKPECKPGKGSDDKLGQHWSLPYSLAPGRQDLDSKGNRHMIYDVVFHPDTLYIAGKNERFMKLVDRTAMEGIQKQFNVKLDERNVKVLKMKYKGVPHPAVIRKPLHGHPVKETEPVNPNDPLQFPYPYDKKGNTAQEDNTVIREEKLDYIKPAPNQSNEPTEPRYTIKYRSYIDLQDYTCSRDTAPGPRPKEIVITVDLPLLKSAADAELNVTEKQFLLESKKPAYRLVVTLPYPIDENQGEAKFVKLKKQLVVTLTVLPLKRPPTAQMNTHLVGETLCGKDRFEDLEPGSAEKAENETLADDLVKQQETNVMQSPATPVSPKFQPKELDPSEGVDIIPEPIATDTQRGSGGSIYCLQSSKSCCPNDASQSTDHTCDDQLATETNPSNDELFRVERDADMSHQSRDEDNNIPEETANAACVILSSVDSSVRDEPSSPEAVIQEMEKETNTHAAVKRKQITTCHTACEPVCRFALNKGNSTEQTRPASVKQATMKHSETVGSDLNPSAPCSDSKEVPFTALKTAGTPVATGIGQRASRTAHFKEESGERDGNELDEDDLLTEQKNEFMDSEPAPAIIREINPTDGTVEVLNNHTTSAGFSFLNSLLYELD, encoded by the exons ATGGAATCGGGCTCAAAACTCGAGGAATTAAATTTAACTTCGGATGAAATCGACCGCTTCAGCAAAGCCTTCAAGGATGAGAAATTCAGGGAGATGTTGAAGGAATATGCAGAAGAAATCTCAAATCCGgagaacagaaagaaatatGAAGAAGAAATAACGATGATGGAGCAGGAGAGGGGCATGGATATACAGTTTATTCACCCCAAGCCGTGTCGCGTCCTGAAGACGAGCGTGAGGGGtgaacagaaatgttttatcAATATCTGTAGCAACGAGTTGATCGCTAAGCCTGAGTGTAAGCCTGGAAAGGGGAGCGACGATAAATTGGGACAGCACTGGTCTCTCCCTTACAGTCTAGCACCGGGAAGGCAAGATCTGGACTCGAAAGGCAACCGACACATGATATACGATGTCGTATTCCACCCAGATACACTTTATATTGCCGGGAAAAACGAGAGATTTATGAAATTAGTAGACAGAACCGCGATGGAAGGCATCCAGAAACAGTTCAACGTCAAACTAGATGAAAGAAATGTCAAGGTATTAAAAATGAAGTACAAGGGGGTTCCCCACCCGGCGGTGATTCGTAAGCCTCTGCACGGGCATCCGGTTAAAGAAACGGAACCGGTGAACCCGAATGATCCTTTACAGTTCCCATATCCTTacgacaaaaaaggaaacactgCTCAAGAAGATAACACTGTGATCAGAGAAGAAAAATTAGACTACATCAAACCGGCACCCAACCAAAGCAATGAGCCCACTGAACCCCGTTACACGATTAAGTACAGGTCATACATTGATTTACAAGATTACACGTGCTCCCGCGACACTGCTCCCGGCCCTCGACCCAAAGAGATCGTGATCACCGTTGACCTGCCTCTTCTGAAGTCGGCAGCGGATGCAGAGTTGAACGTAACGGAAAAACAGTTCTTGCTGGAGTCCAAGAAACCAGCGTATAGACTGGTAGTGACTTTACCTTATCCCATTGACGAAAACCAAGGGGAAGCCAAGTTCGTTAAGCTGAAAAAACAGCTGGTCGTTACTTTAACTGTGTTGCCACTGAAGCGGCCGCCCACAGCCCAGATGAACACTCATCTGGTCGGTGAAACTCTGTGTGGAAAGGACAGGTTCGAAGATCTCGAACCCGGCAGCGCTGAAAAGGCCGAGAACGAAACACTCGCCGACGACCTTGTAAAACAGCAGGAGACCAACGTGATGCAAAGCCCAGCTACACCTGTCTCGCCAAAGTTTCAACCGAAAGAACTTGACCCGTCTGAAGGCGTAGACATCATTCCTGAACCGATAGCGACTGATACTCAAAGGGGAAGTGGAGGAAGCATCTATTGTCTGCAAAGCAGTAAATCATGCTGTCCAAACGATGCTTCACAATCCACGGACCACACCTGTGATGACCAACTCGCAACGGAGACAAACCCATCCAATGATGAATTATTCAGAGTAGAG AGGGATGCTGACATGTCTCATCAATCTCGGGATGAGGATAATAATATACCAGAGGAAACTGCAAATGCTGCCTGTGTCATTCTCTCCAGTGTGGACAGCAGTGTGAGAGATGAGCCCTCATCTCCAGAAGCTGTTATTCAAGAGATGGAGAAAGAGACCAACACGCATGCAgcagtaaaaagaaaacagatcacTACCTGCCATACAGCATGTGAGCCTGTCTGCAGGTTTGCACTTAACAAGGGCAATAGCACAGAGCAAACGAGACCCGCCTCAGTCAAACAGGCTACAATGAAACATTCAGAGACTGTAGGCAGTGATCTGAATCCCAGTGCTCCTTGCTCAGATAGCAAAGAGGTACCTTTTACTGCTTTGAAGACAGCAGGCACACCCGTTGCCACTGGCATAGGGCAAAGAGCTAGCAGAACTGCGCATTTTAAAGAGGAGTCTGGAGAACGAGATGGAAATGAGCTTGATGAGGATGATCTACTGACAGAGCAGAAGAATGAGTTCATGGACAGTGAACCAGCACCAGCTATCATTAGGGAAATTAACCCTACAGATGGCACTGTGGAGGTTCTTAATAATCACACCACTTCGGCTGGATTCTCATTTCTGAACTCCCTTTTATATGAGCTGGACTGA
- the mgat2 gene encoding alpha-1,6-mannosyl-glycoprotein 2-beta-N-acetylglucosaminyltransferase translates to MRFRIYKRKVFILALVVLACGFAFWSSGRQKKSELFSKEVDNVRSNRVHSTSGNRRVFNETQPEKVQKPEVDNMTLVYRGIVYQLNFDQTIRNVEKFKMRRKDDLVVVVQVHNRPEYLKLLIDSLRKAKGIENILLVFSHDYWSPEINQVVATVDFCQVLQIFFPFSIQLYPQEFPGNDPKDCPRDIPKKDALKLGCINAEYPDSFGHYREAKFSQTKHHWWWKLHFVWERVKALKDHNGLVLLIEEDHFLSPDFYHLLQMMYTLKREQCPDCDILSLGGYAHSGFSSKASKVEVKAWKSTEHNMGMAMTRETYQQLIQCTDTFCTYDDYNWDWSLQHLTVTCLPRFWKVMVSEAPRIFHAGDCGMHHKKACMPSTQKAKIESILQSNSNLLFPKTLLINTKQPLVGVSPHVKNGGWGDIRDHELCKSYRRLQ, encoded by the coding sequence ATGAGATTCAGAATCTACAAGCGGAAGGTTTTTATATTGGCTCTCGTTGTCCTGGCCTGTGGCTTTGCCTTTTGGAGTAGTGGGAGGCAAAAGAAGAGTGAACTGTTCTCCAAAGAAGTTGATAATGTGAGGAGTAACCGGGTACATAGCACCTCCGGAAACAGGAGGGTTTTCAATGAGACACAACCTGAAAAAGTCCAAAAGCCTGAGGTGGACAATATGACCCTCGTGTATCGTGGGATTGTTTATCAGCTGAACTTTGACCAGACCATCAGGAACGTTGAAAAGTTCAAAATGCGCAGGAAAGATGATCTGGTTGTAGTGGTCCAAGTTCACAACAGGCCTGAGTATTTAAAACTGTTAATAGATTCTCTAAGAAAAGCCAAGGGGATAGAAAATATATTACTAGTATTTAGCCATGACTACTGGTCTCCCGAGATTAACCAAGTGGTCGCCACTGTCGATTTTTGCCAAGTCCTTCAGATATTCTTCCCCTTTAGCATTCAGCTTTATCCTCAAGAATTCCCTGGAAATGACCCCAAAGACTGCCCGAGAGACATTCCCAAGAAGGATGCCTTAAAGTTGGGCTGCATTAACGCAGAATACCCCGATTCCTTTGGCCACTACAGAGAAGCCAAATTCTCCCAGACTAAGCACCACTGGTGGTGGAAACTGCACTTTGTTTGGGAAAGAGTAAAAGCCTTAAAAGATCATAATGGCTTGGTTCTGCTCATTGAAGAGGATCATTTCCTCTCACCTGACTTTTACCACCTCCTTCAAATGATGTACACTTTGAAGAGAGAGCAGTGTCCTGACTGTGACATTTTGTCTCTTGGAGGATATGCACATTCCGGCTTTTCCAGTAAGGCCAGCAAAGTGGAGGTGAAAGCTTGGAAGTCAACTGAACACAACATGGGCATGGCCATGACCAGAGAGACTTACCAGCAGCTGATCCAGTGCACTGACACCTTCTGCACCTATGATGACTACAACTGGGACTGGTCCCTGCAGCACCTCACTGTGACTTGTCTGCCCAGGTTTTGGAAGGTCATGGTCAGTGAAGCCCCAAGAATCTTCCATGCTGGAGACTGTGGAATGCATCACAAAAAGGCTTGTATGCCATCTACCCAGAAGGCTAAAATAGAAAGTATTCTGCAGAGTAATAGCAATTTGTTGTTTCCAAAGACCTTGCTCATAAATACGAAACAACCTTTAGTAGGTGTGTCTCCCCATGTGAAGAATGGAGGATGGGGTGATATCAGGGACCATGAACTCTGTAAGAGCTACCGCAGGCTACAGTGA
- the pole2 gene encoding DNA polymerase epsilon subunit 2: MASSKVKQKVSSSFKMRGLILRPEASKYLVEVLESVKEQELEDVIERILDAVEKQPLSSNMIELAMVESAVQECSQSCDETIDHVFNIIGAFDVPRYIYNSERKKFIPLAMTSHPTPSLCGRARDKAELFRERYTILQQRTHRHELFTAPVIGSAPEEGRNKFQLKTVEALLGSTSKLGEVIVLGMVTQLKEGKFYLEDPSGAVQLNLSKAQFHSGLYTEACFVLAEGRYEDSVFQVNAFGFPPTEPSSTTRAYYGDINFFGGPSSTSVKASAKLKQLEEENEDAMFVFVSDVWLDSVEVLEKLHIMFSGYSAMPPTCFIFCGNFSSAPYGRSHIKSLKESLKALADVICEYPNIQKSSRFVFVPGPEDPGPSMILPRPPLAEHITEEFRQKVPFSVFTTNPCRIQYCTQEIVVFREDLVNKMCRNCVRFPSSNLDIPNHFVKTILSQGHLSPLPLYVSPVYWAYDYALRVYPLPDVIVFADKYDPFHMANTESLCINPGSFPRSGFAFKVYYPSSKTVEDSKLQGL, translated from the exons ATGGCGAGTAGTAAAGTTAAGCAGAAGGTTTCTTCAAGTTTCAAAATGCGGGGACTAATCCTCCGACC cgaAGCCAGCAAGTACCTGGTGGAGGTTTTGGAGTCCGTTAAAGAGCAAGAGCTGGAAGATGTTATTGAACGAATCTTGGATGCTGTGGAAAAGCAGCCAT TGTCCTCTAATATGATAGAGCTGGCCATGGTGGAGTCTGCAGTTCAGGAGTGCAGTCAGTCGTGTGATGAAACCAT AGACCACGTCTTCAATATTATTGGAGCTTTCGATGTGCCTCGATACATCTACAACTCCGAGAGGAAGAAATTTATTCC ccttGCCATGACGAGCCACCCAACGCCCAGTCTGTGCGGCAGAGCCAGGGACAAAGCGGAGCTCTTCAGAGAGCGCTATACCATCCTGCAGCAG CGGACGCACAGGCATGAACTGTTCACCGCCCCTGTTATTGGGTCAGCGCCTGAAGAAGGCAGAAACAAATTTCAG CTGAAGACTGTGGAGGCTCTTCTCGGAAGCACCTCCAAGCTGGGGGAGGTTATTGTCCTGGGAATGGTAACACAGCTCAAAGAG ggcaAGTTCTACCTAGAAGATCCCAGTGGGGCTGTGCAGTTGAACCTCAGCAAAGCG CAGTTTCATAGTGGGCTGTACACTGAAGCGTGTTTTGTTTTGGCAGAAG GGCGTTACGAGGACTCTGTGTTTCAGGTCAACGCCTTTGGGTTTCCACCTACTGAACCGTCAAGCACAAcaag GGCTTACTACGGGGACATTAATTTCTTTGGAGGCCCCTCTTCCACGTCCGTAAAAGCCTCTGCTAAGCTGAAGCAGCTGGAAGAAGAGAATGAGGATGCCATGTTTGTCTTTGTTTCAGACGTCTGGCTGGACAGCGTGGAGGTTCTGGAGAAACTTCACATCATGTTCTCAG GATACTCGGCCATGCCACCCACCTGCTTCATTTTCTGTGGAAACTTCTCTTCTGCCCCGTATGGCAGAAGCCATATCAAATCCCTTAAAG AGTCATTGAAGGCACTAGCTGATGTGATCTGTGAATATCCCAACATCCAGAAAAG CAGCCGCTTCGTGTTTGTCCCCGGCCCTGAGGACCCTGGGCCCAGTATGATTTTACCCAG ACCCCCGCTTGCCGAGCACATCACTGAAGAGTTCAGGCAAAAGGTGCCTTTTTCAGTGTTTACAACGAATCCCTGCAG AATCCAGTACTGCACGCAGGAGATCGTTGTCTTCCGGGAAGACCTGGTGAACAAGATGTGCAGGAACTGCGTGAGGTTTCCCAGCAGCAATTTAGATATTCCCAACCAT TTTGTGAAAACTATCCTGTCACAGGGTCACCTGAGTCCCTTGCCACTCTACGTCAGCCCAGTGTACTGGGCGTATGACTATGCGCTGAGGGTGTACCCTTTGCCTGATGTCATTGTGTTTGCAGACAAATATGATCCTTTCCACATGGCAAACACAGAGAGCCTCTGCATTAACCCG GGTTCTTTTCCAAGAAGTGGCTTTGCTTTTAAAGTTTACTACCCCTCTAGCAAGACAGTTGAAGACAG caaACTTCAAGGCCTTTAA